In Natronomonas halophila, one DNA window encodes the following:
- a CDS encoding PstS family phosphate ABC transporter substrate-binding protein: protein MTQENSRLDGVSRRQVILGTGAVGAASMAGCLGNVTGSNEGGSEPLTADGSSTVYPITSRAGSLWNGNAPADDKEYWGPGQYDIDTDKNMADYWAGLYGFEPSGEEGTPPFFVSVGLNHTGVGLEKLERGQVDIGDASAPVSAEFPDRPASELEPFTDHVVAIDAQPIIVSSELYEAGVTELTLADVQDIYRGNVENWSELGGPDKEIQAVGRAVGSGTDTSFRANVLGDPDAEMPGVDTRKGQNQQVKTLVDNSDNAIAYIALAFVDDATPAIDLEIDGQLYEYPDDFGTLDYPLSRALHCYTWEGTSDKEAAFIRMILSDYGQQMFVETNDYLPLNDDRRQEEIDKLPEPSN from the coding sequence ATGACGCAGGAGAACTCGCGTCTCGACGGGGTATCGCGGCGACAGGTGATTCTCGGTACCGGTGCGGTCGGGGCGGCCTCGATGGCCGGCTGTCTCGGCAACGTCACCGGGAGCAACGAGGGGGGTTCAGAGCCGCTTACCGCCGACGGCTCCTCGACGGTCTATCCCATCACGAGTCGAGCGGGCTCGCTGTGGAACGGTAACGCGCCCGCGGACGACAAGGAGTACTGGGGCCCCGGACAGTACGATATTGACACCGACAAGAACATGGCCGACTACTGGGCCGGCCTCTACGGCTTCGAACCCAGCGGCGAGGAGGGCACGCCGCCGTTCTTCGTCAGCGTCGGCCTCAACCACACCGGCGTCGGCCTCGAAAAACTCGAACGCGGACAGGTCGACATCGGCGACGCCAGCGCGCCGGTCAGCGCGGAGTTCCCCGACCGGCCGGCATCCGAACTCGAACCCTTCACGGACCACGTCGTCGCCATCGACGCCCAGCCCATCATCGTCAGTTCCGAACTGTACGAAGCGGGGGTCACCGAACTGACCCTCGCGGACGTTCAGGACATCTATCGCGGCAACGTCGAAAACTGGTCGGAACTCGGCGGGCCGGACAAGGAGATTCAGGCCGTCGGCCGCGCGGTCGGCTCCGGGACCGACACCTCGTTCCGCGCGAACGTCCTCGGCGACCCCGACGCCGAGATGCCCGGCGTCGACACCCGGAAGGGCCAAAACCAGCAGGTCAAGACGCTCGTCGACAACTCCGACAACGCTATCGCCTACATCGCCCTGGCGTTCGTCGACGACGCGACGCCCGCCATCGACCTCGAAATCGACGGCCAACTCTACGAGTATCCCGACGACTTCGGGACGCTCGATTACCCGCTGTCGCGGGCGCTGCACTGCTATACGTGGGAAGGAACCTCCGACAAGGAGGCGGCCTTTATCCGGATGATTCTCAGCGACTACGGCCAGCAGATGTTCGTCGAAACCAACGACTACCTGCCGCTGAACGACGACCGCCGGCAGGAGGAAATCGACAAACTGCCCGAGCCGTCGAACTGA
- a CDS encoding SDR family NAD(P)-dependent oxidoreductase, translating into MSSQPGSDSDSLSPPPITKERVLTLDDPRFSTENVAVVTGAASGIGRATAIALAVNGLTVVGLDIDESGLDETIETVDSLDAEGRLVAAPADLTDDEETEAAIEAAAEEGSIRYLANIAGMQHIASIPDFPMDTYDRLTDVMLRAPFLLSKLVMPHIRATDDGVGAIGNMSSIHGRYATRDKATYITAKHGLNGLTRSIAAEGEGTLRGYSVSVGYVLTPLMANQIEDTTEERGISEDEVIEDVMLGQARTKELMLPVEVANLFVLGFSSHAKHLNGGDLLFDGGYTLTYE; encoded by the coding sequence ATGAGTTCGCAACCGGGCTCGGATAGCGACTCCCTGTCGCCGCCGCCCATCACGAAAGAGCGGGTTCTCACGCTCGATGACCCGCGATTTTCGACGGAGAACGTCGCCGTCGTCACCGGCGCGGCCTCGGGTATCGGCCGGGCGACGGCCATCGCGCTGGCGGTCAATGGCCTGACCGTTGTCGGCCTCGATATCGACGAGAGCGGCCTCGACGAAACCATCGAGACGGTCGACTCGCTTGACGCCGAGGGCCGGCTGGTCGCCGCGCCCGCCGACCTGACCGACGACGAGGAAACCGAGGCGGCCATCGAGGCCGCTGCCGAGGAGGGGTCGATTCGATATCTCGCCAACATCGCCGGAATGCAGCATATCGCGTCCATCCCCGACTTCCCGATGGACACCTACGACCGGTTGACCGACGTGATGCTCCGGGCACCGTTCCTGCTGTCGAAACTCGTGATGCCGCATATCCGGGCGACCGACGACGGCGTCGGCGCCATCGGCAACATGTCGTCGATTCACGGCCGCTATGCCACCCGCGACAAGGCGACCTACATCACCGCGAAACACGGTCTCAACGGCCTGACGCGGTCGATTGCTGCCGAGGGCGAAGGCACGCTCCGCGGCTATTCGGTCAGCGTCGGCTACGTGTTGACGCCGTTGATGGCCAACCAGATCGAAGACACCACCGAGGAGCGGGGAATCAGCGAGGACGAAGTCATCGAGGACGTGATGCTCGGGCAGGCACGTACGAAGGAGTTGATGTTGCCGGTCGAGGTTGCGAACCTCTTCGTGCTCGGCTTCTCGTCGCACGCGAAACACCTCAACGGCGGCGACCTGCTGTTCGACGGCGGCTACACGCTCACCTACGAGTGA
- a CDS encoding class I adenylate-forming enzyme family protein encodes MLGGQPDASPHTHDDRPYEWVGAWSQRRARLTPNRVAVEEPADNAAYTYADLDERANRTARALRGLGVGSGDRVAVLSRNRVELVDLFFATAKTGGLLAPLSHRLAERDLAAVVADIEPSVVVVETPFEAELIDALDLSDADPTVRSLPTDDDHRYDPLGIDRYDPTFDAVETALSDPHLLLHTGGSTGTPKETVLTHGSIYWNAFSTITSWGIRPDDVTPLVFPMFHTGGWNILTLPFFGMGARVLLRREAHPERVLADIEREAATVLVGTPTALAEMARHDVWAATDLSSLRFVKSGGGPSREPVIEAWRERGVDFSQGYGLTEFGPNNFAMPEDAPPEKVGSVGVPAMCVDFRLVGEAGDPVARDEVGELELAGPAAAAGYWGDADERTFNGWVSTGDLARVDSDGYVHIEGRIDDMFVTAGENVYPQRVESAIVEHPDVEAAVVFGIPHDRLGAVPKAVVVADDSLTLADLESFLEPRVADFAVPVALTVVDSLPDSGTGKIDRVAVKERFGPTGGG; translated from the coding sequence ATGCTCGGAGGCCAGCCGGACGCGTCCCCGCATACCCACGACGACCGGCCCTACGAGTGGGTCGGCGCGTGGAGCCAGCGACGGGCGCGACTCACGCCGAACCGCGTCGCCGTCGAGGAACCCGCCGACAACGCGGCCTACACCTACGCTGACCTCGACGAGCGGGCGAACCGCACCGCACGCGCGCTCCGGGGGCTGGGTGTCGGGTCGGGCGACCGGGTGGCCGTCCTCTCGCGGAACCGGGTCGAACTGGTCGACCTCTTTTTCGCCACGGCCAAGACGGGGGGGTTGCTCGCGCCGCTGTCACACCGCCTCGCCGAGCGCGACCTCGCGGCCGTCGTCGCCGACATCGAGCCGTCGGTCGTCGTCGTCGAAACGCCCTTCGAAGCCGAACTCATCGACGCTCTCGACCTGAGCGACGCTGACCCCACCGTCCGGTCGCTGCCGACCGACGACGACCACCGCTACGACCCGCTTGGCATCGACCGGTACGACCCGACGTTCGACGCCGTCGAGACGGCGCTGTCGGACCCGCACCTCCTCTTGCATACCGGCGGGTCGACGGGAACGCCGAAGGAGACGGTCCTCACCCACGGCAGCATCTACTGGAACGCCTTCTCGACGATTACCTCGTGGGGGATTCGTCCCGACGACGTGACGCCGCTGGTTTTCCCGATGTTCCACACCGGCGGCTGGAACATCCTGACGCTGCCCTTCTTCGGCATGGGCGCGCGAGTGCTGCTCCGGCGGGAGGCCCATCCCGAGCGCGTGCTGGCGGATATCGAACGCGAGGCGGCGACGGTACTGGTCGGGACGCCGACCGCACTCGCCGAGATGGCCCGCCACGATGTGTGGGCGGCGACGGACCTCTCGTCGTTGCGGTTCGTCAAGAGCGGCGGCGGCCCATCTCGCGAGCCCGTCATCGAGGCGTGGCGCGAGCGGGGCGTCGACTTCTCGCAGGGGTACGGCCTCACCGAATTCGGACCGAACAACTTCGCGATGCCCGAGGATGCCCCGCCAGAAAAGGTCGGCAGCGTCGGCGTACCCGCGATGTGCGTCGATTTCCGGCTGGTCGGCGAAGCGGGCGACCCCGTCGCCCGCGACGAGGTGGGCGAACTCGAACTCGCGGGGCCCGCCGCCGCGGCCGGCTACTGGGGCGACGCCGACGAGCGGACCTTCAACGGCTGGGTCTCGACCGGCGACCTCGCTCGCGTCGATTCGGACGGCTACGTCCACATCGAGGGCCGCATCGACGACATGTTCGTCACGGCGGGCGAGAACGTCTACCCCCAGCGCGTCGAAAGCGCCATCGTCGAACACCCTGACGTCGAGGCGGCGGTCGTCTTCGGCATCCCCCACGACCGCCTCGGCGCGGTGCCGAAAGCCGTCGTCGTCGCCGACGACTCGCTGACGCTTGCCGACCTCGAATCGTTCCTCGAACCGCGGGTCGCCGACTTCGCCGTCCCCGTCGCGCTGACGGTGGTCGACAGCCTGCCCGACTCCGGAACCGGAAAAATCGACCGTGTGGCTGTCAAAGAACGGTTCGGACCGACTGGAGGTGGGTGA